One part of the Salvelinus namaycush isolate Seneca unplaced genomic scaffold, SaNama_1.0 Scaffold432, whole genome shotgun sequence genome encodes these proteins:
- the LOC120041302 gene encoding receptor-type tyrosine-protein phosphatase R-like: PHSRVILRTKSSFDHLSSYINANYIRGYLGDEKAYIATQGPMINTVNDFWQMAWQEDCPVIIMITKLREKNEKCVLYWPERRGIYGKVEVLINNVTECDNYTCRTLTLKQGAQSRVVKHYWYTSWPDHKTPDSAQPLLQLMRDVEEDRTGSPSQGPVIVHCSAGIGRTGCFIATMIGCRQLELEGVVDVLGIVCQLRADRGGLIQTGEQYEFVHHALSLFETRLSADTGQ, encoded by the exons ATCCACATTCCAGAGTGATCCTGAGGACCAAGAGCTCCTTCGACCATCTCAGCAGCTACATCAACGCCAACTACATTAGG GGTTACCTAGGTGACGAAAAGGCCTACATCGCCACCCAGGGTCCCATGATCAACACAGTGAATGATTTCTGGCAGATGGCCTGGCAGGAAGACTGTCCTGTCATCATCATGATCACCAAGCTCAGGGAGAAGAACGAG AAATGTGTTCTGTACTGGCCAGAGAGGCGTGGTATCTACGGCAAGGTGGAGGTGCTCATTAACAACGTGACAGAGTGTGACAACTACACCTGCCGTACCCTCACCCTGAAG CAAGGGGCTCAGAGTCGTGTGGTGAAGCACTACTGGTACACATCATGGCCGGACCATAAGACCCCAGACAGCGCCCAGCCCCTGCTCCAGCTGATGAGAGACGTGGAGGAGGACAGGACGGGCTCCCCGTCCCAGGGACCCGTCATCGTACACTGCAGCGCGGGGATTGGCCGAACGGGCTGCTTCATCGCCACGATGATAGGCTGTCGTCAGTTGGAGCTGGAGGGAGTGGTGGATGTGCTGGGGATTGTGTGTCAGCTCAGAGCGGACAG AGGAGGCCTGATCCAGACAGGGGAGCAGTACGAGTTTGTCCACCACGCCTTGAGCCTCTTCGAGACCCGCCTCTCCGCCGACACCGGCCAATGA